GGAAGTGGCTGCGCATTTTGGCACTGTGTGATACTAGGTCTGGTGGAATCTTAAGCACTATCCCATTTAACTGACGTTCTTTTATATCCATGTTTTTCACATTTTGCACCCAGAATGCTGTTGCTTTCACTATATTTTCCTCAGAATCTGGCAATTTTGGAGGAGATATATCACATTCAAGATCAATGTGATCATTCAATTGCATATTTAAAGAGCTGTTACGTTTGCACGACCCTCCTTGATTATGTATACTTTGCTCTGGGTCTATTTGATGTTTACTACTTTCAGAATCTCTAGACAACTTTGCTCTCTCTTTCCAAATCATTTTCGCACTTTCACTAATCCACTGGGATTCCTCTGatgttctttcatttttacacTCCTCATCTGTTACAACTTGGGCAAATTCCTctggaaaatatttcattttgcacTTTTGAAATAGCCCTAATATCCTTTTCCGACACTTAGTGCGGTAAATAACATATAGCACGAGCAACAAAAGAATCCCACCTAAAACACCGGCTGTGTTAATTCCAACTTCCGGATCGTACGAATTATAGAACTGGCGCCcaactaattttgttttattggACTTGTAATTGTTTTCCTCagaaatatctacattaattcCAGATTGGTTGTTAATAACCGGCTGCTGAGACGAGACTTCGTGTGTGGAGCTGTTACTTGTCTGGTATTCTGTTACGTTTGTCCCATGTGTGTTAGTAAGTAGAACATCTCTTCTCATTTCTCCTCATTTGACTGAAATAATTAAACAACATGGTATAATcatgctaaatttatataatgaacttgcccatcttccagttgggacagtaccatttattcttcaaaggaatgttcactgaaaatatttactgactgaatagcgaacagtgcagaccatgatcagactgcacggatgtgcaggctgattttggtctgcactggtcgcaaaggcagaatcacttgccgccagcaggataAAGGTCTAAACTACTGAATATTTGTGAAAAGGCGAAACACTCGTTTTTGTAAACATGAGATGAAATGGATTGTCaatcattataatattttataatttctgCATTTATCTCGATATAAATGATTGATTGAGTTTACAACTACTAAATTCCCCTGTGTATGTATTTGCAAACAATACCTACTAAGTTAAACATGCAGTGGAAAAATAAAGCAAATACAATAATCCAATTTATGAATATTGGAATGCATTCTTTGTTACGTTaatatttttcggcgaacgccgtctaaggacgaattcgttacctatgccacgtgacttcagtttgcaaatcaaactacttgataacgcattatagataatttatcaaaatggaagatttatgcaacactctgcctcattggacgagagtgtcaatttctttcactctgttgattgtgctacgctgagtgaaatgtagacaaaacgtttatcctaaacgacgctgttcacagtttttaagctaactttggctcagtatatttagcaagaatattgatatatctcaaaatgataagtaagtttaataaatatgatgaaaacatgttcaaataccaacatatatcaaattaaagaaagagctgaatacggtctgcgtatcacatgaataaggggtGTGATAAGAGCCtttgtagagaagtgctttttaaaagattttccttgttactgTATATGAAagggtttcttgcttttgtgacttattcagattgcatattaaaatgagtacttgtttgctttggtgtatttgttataaatattttaactgatttattatatatgaatatttttccttagtatggtatgcaaatattgaactcagttgaaatctgttttattatatatatgccatataatgactgaatctcattacactgaaatgaaggtacgctgcatacagtttatctatgtgatatgactacggtcaaactttgcttatgaaacagaaatattgaaataattacaattgtatgttttgcttgaccttcacttttttataggtgtgacgtcattgtccaaagattcatgaatagcgaatatgcatttgttaaagcgggatcagttggcctattttagaaataaataaaaataataaataaaaaaatcctttaattgattttttctcatgtattctaatcaaacttgatttgtagcatctttattaggcccgcagccaactttgttcagctgggacatttgaccccttttaggggctgctagagctaaaactagaaatgcctttatacagcgtctcatgaacagcttggtggatctttgtcatacttggtctggagcatcattataaggtcctcttccaaatttatttatataggaacttgggccctattagggaccactatagctaaaagtagatatgcctttcttcgcattaaccactaaaatgtaatggatttttatcaaactcgatgtgtaacaatatcgtaaggtctcctgctattttgttacaaatggggatagggaccaatttagctaaaaatataaacacgtttttttaatgacctcttctcatgaaccgcttcacgaatcttcatcaaactactgctgtaattattcgtctaaggataaacgaaacaaaattgcaaccctacgaaacctttgcgaaaactaaaagagaaccatttaaattgttaaagtgcggtgtttagttttgcaatttgaaaaatgttagatgaaagatgaatgttagatgaaaaattcataaacttctttccttattacaattcgccgaccatcatttttaaagatatttcttgttcaacCATGTATTTCTAGAAGCCAGGTTTACATCCGAAGAGCTAAAAGTTCGGTTGTTCCGAAAGCAAATAGCAACTTAACAACACGTGTTTCGTTATGTTCCTAAACAGAAGGTTAAAGTGAACAATGTAAACACTGTAAATTCAAATCGAAGTTTAATAAATGACGCAAACACACCATCTTGTTATACTAGTATATAATGTctattattacatacacgtttctattccccgttaagttacactggtaccggaaacgtcaatatttttccatacactgacgcctgaatttcatatcgggtgcgtgacgtaattcagtgtttgttcttgcactatttttttctgtttagttcagtattgtcaatcctataatggctattgaacaaatttatgatatttacattatatgtatacgtgtagatgtgtatgtaataaaaaggttattatctttgcattgggttcttcagcggaagaatatagcgctcctaaagtcgcgcaatatttccgctgagaactcgtgcatatttcccgatacaaagctaataacctataaatattgcaCTATACTGATGTTATAACAAACCCTGTTGTTCTTCCTTTCAACCAAGGACATTCTTGATATTAGCCTAAGCACACCTCATAACAGGTTTAGTCTATCTCAGTATATAAATATTAATTGTTTAATCTATAATGTAGTTTACGTTGAAAATCACGCAACACATTCCTGCCAATAATTCTCTCCGATTGTATAAACAAAAGTTATAATATGTGCTCACATGTTTTATCTGACACTGATTGCAGGCAGTAAAGCTTTAATGAAAGGAGGAAATTATATTGCATGAATGTGTTTAGAACATCTGAAGTAGTCGGTGACTGTAGAATATTTTTCAAAGGAGTAACTATAGAATGCATCAATATGACGATTGAACAATCCAATTCAATCCTTGAtataaaaacaacagcaaaaacataaaactttcttttaaaggCTCTTTTACTAAGAAATAGCTTTGATGTTATTTAAACAGTAAAACTGCGTccaaatattcaaaatacagaAGCTGAATCTTGAGTTACTAATATTGCCATTTCCTGGTAATGAAACTGGCTTTTAAATAGTCACAGGGAAACGAAATAAATAATTGTCTTGTAAAATTGTGcattaattttttgtttctgtaacgTGTTTGTACTGTAATTTGTACTGTATCTTAAAGGTAATATGACAGTCGGTTATAACAATACATTTGTGTTTCTAGTGCTGACACCATGTTCATAAAGCATTTTCCGGTCTCAGCTgaatttgagtttgaaattttaatatcaattttactaggttaaattccaactgagactgactaTCGATACTGAAttgtcatttgaaaatagttattaacttaaaatttagttttaaaaatgctatttatatataaatgacaaataaagtttcattatcaaactcagctgagactgaaaatgttttgtgaacacagggcctATTCCGAAGGAAGTGATCAACACATCAAGTAACGGGCTACTTTAATTTTAgtgttgttttaaaatgaaagtcaATGATGGGGACTTACAAATAGCAACCCATTTGAGCTCGGTACCTGACCTTTAAATGTACGAAATATATTGAGCAAAGATGACAAAGTGCGAAAACATGATAACCGGAAAGTAAATTTAACCGCATGTATTGATAGATTTCATAACCATTGACGTCATTACACTTTCACCCAAAGAAACTGGAGGACTATCAATTAAGTAAGTGGAATTATGGATTAAATTAAGTACTTCTACAAATAGCTGTATTCAAAGGAAAGGATAATACCTTTATAATACTAATTGCGATGTTATTCAATCTGTATGTACGTCATAATCTGATGAATCTTCAAGTTCTGTCTTCCAAGTTTATACAACATATGCATGCAAGGAGTGTCTATAACTGGTGCACCATGTGAACTAAATAGTAAATGTCCTCTTACCAATGCATGCAAAcccattaatcatttttattctaTTGACAAAACAAACCTtgaggcaaaataattttgcgcAATGTTAAGGACTCGTAATTCTGCAAATCAAGTaaacataaaatgtagaaaaaactaTTCAAAAACCGTAATATAAAAAGCTCTTTATGTTTCTTTCCTGCTGTCAGAAATGGTTTACTATTGTTTACAAAACATAACaggaaaatgtatatataatttctgtattaacataaacttaaaatagattcTACTATCAAAGCTGACAGGTTATTAACTGATTTTAAACATGTGTGATAGCCATTCCCAAAATAAGAATGGTCCATTTCCGCTAGAGTATGTAATTTGTATACTTTTTTCgtatcattttatgttttacgGTTTGTAGTATTTGACTGTCAGTAAAAGATGCTctgttcttttatatttttatctcaCTTCAACTATTTCACGCTGcatgtaaaatcatttgataaagtatgttttattagaaacaaatatttacactAAGAATGGGAATCAAAGTgccttttatcaatatttattaatctgtgaaaagatccgcTTGAAGCATAAAACATTACCAAGCAACtcaatagcagattcggtttgaacCAGTCTGTCCCTGGGAGGTTATGAAAATGACACATTATTCACGTTGGAACGTTATTCATACAGGCCAGTTAACAACGTTGTCTTTTCCGAAGTAAGCATATATTGGTAATTTATATTGGTGTTCAGATGAGTGTGTGTATTCGGTTTAGCCTCTTTTTCAGTCATttaaacgacgatgtctacttgtatCAGTGAGCGCAATGCTCAAGTTTATAGTCCTACCTCACAGCTCACGCCGTAGATACGTAATATAATACCCCACCTAGTCGAATTATACTGACACCTAGCTGACTAGTCCTAGTaatatcctcttaatgctgagcaccaagcgaggaagctactagtaccatttttcaccaCTTTGGCATGAGCGGCCAGGGATagaacccatgacctcccacaCGTAAAGTGGACGCTCTATTGATGTTTTCGCAATATACAGCATGTGTACTAAGATAAAACATGGTATTATTGAACCATTactaagaaatattttaagtgGAAGCGTGTTTAAACCAATTTAAACACTGCAAAAACGTTATACGTATTGCagcgaaataatttcacgagtgcATAGCACGAGGAAATTAATCCGTGCAGTTTATAATTGATCCGGGGtctttaaattgattaaaaatgcTTCCGTTAACTATTAAGTATGTCACAACTGAAATACGTACATCACATAGTATCATTTCTCGATCCCTATAAGTAGGTTTATTTGACGTCACCATTAAGGCGTAAAAATAAAAAGCTGACATCATTTGTCATGTTAAAGTGATGTGCAGTATTTTTTATATTCTCTTTGAAGATTGCCTCTAAAATTATGATccaatattttgtatgtaacctgAAACAACGTTAATATACTGCGGAACAGAGGGGTATGATCATTAGGAAGACAGATTCCTCCACATAGGCATTGCACCACCGGTGTAAGTCAAAACAGCGCCCATTATACAAGTGATAGAGCATTTGCAGTGGAAGATAAAACGCTAAAACTATAAACGACTCACCTGTGCATAGAAGGGCATATATAAGTATTCCGCGTTTTGTATCTAACCATTTTAGCATTAAACACCAATAAATAAACTCATTCCAGTGTATAGCAGCAGAGTATATATATCCATAAAGGAGACTTTGTAAGATTTCCTTCGATTTTCCAATAATTCTACCTGGGTTTGACAAAGACGCAAAATCTCTGCAGGTAATAAAGTGTTGCTTAGTAACGGAAGGCGGTTGTCGCCATGTATACAGATCTAAGAAACGATTTTTTGTTATCGGCAGTtgaagaaaatgtgatatttcctAATTAAATCAACACGTTACGTACGAGATTAGTTGCTTTCAACTTACCTATACATGTTTAAAATCAATGGACAGGCACAGACATGACCTACCAATATATCatgtcattttatttcatattatatacagttgaaaaTCGGTATATCGAACTCGCTTGTCTCAAAATTTTGGCTATCTCGAATACACGTTCAAGCACAATGCTGATAACAAGTGTACAAAATATCACTTTAGGTCGAATTTTGGTAACAGCTCGATGCCTTGAAATTccagatatcgagtttcaactgtatttgctGTTTACCAACACCATCTCCTTTTCCAGTAATTATAATAGTTGTATAATACTCTGTATAAAGTGAATGTTTTTGGAAAGATTTGATATCGTCAAGAAAAGATTAGCATGGGGTCTGTTTTTTCTAACTGACCTTAATACAAAATGCTATTTCTAAAAATGGCAGATATATACATGAAA
This window of the Mercenaria mercenaria strain notata chromosome 5, MADL_Memer_1, whole genome shotgun sequence genome carries:
- the LOC123557126 gene encoding uncharacterized protein LOC123557126, whose amino-acid sequence is MRRDVLLTNTHGTNVTEYQTSNSSTHEVSSQQPVINNQSGINVDISEENNYKSNKTKLVGRQFYNSYDPEVGINTAGVLGGILLLLVLYVIYRTKCRKRILGLFQKCKMKYFPEEFAQVVTDEECKNERTSEESQWISESAKMIWKERAKLSRDSESSKHQIDPEQSIHNQGGSCKRNSSLNMQLNDHIDLECDISPPKLPDSEENIVKATAFWVQNVKNMDIKERQLNGIVLKIPPDLVSHSAKMRSHFHSVTDYGDANDLVNISQLNKSLPSLVEQRTCVKLNYAKNPNHRSKNIYVPLATQEDDLDLQPSTLEVKHTSGSKVPLDICPIVKVQHYQSRSKRRLTSLCHSSSDDDMTSSSEEQQMATKSLSNTMSGAKYMRLGTEECISPRNVNSSLENLDTAECGDTLTKRNTPLSNNHSKRPVVRSLETNL